A stretch of Macadamia integrifolia cultivar HAES 741 chromosome 7, SCU_Mint_v3, whole genome shotgun sequence DNA encodes these proteins:
- the LOC122085062 gene encoding peroxidase 10-like isoform X1 has product MVEKQKPFAHFAIPVIFLIFVMSHPILGQYRQLNYQLDYNFYAWTCPPLESIVRFGVWSAMMNETRIAASLLRLLFHDCIVNGCDASVLLDDTPNMTGEKNSNPNRKSARGFEVIDNIKADVERYCPQTVSCVDILILAARDAVVLSGGMYWPVQLGRRDGMTASVQASNQQIPSPFEGLENITAKFTSKGLDIRDVVLLSGAHTIGFAQCFTFKRRLFNYMGSGKPDPTLNSFLLQNLQSTCPSSDGANSNLAALDSVTINQFDNQYYKNLLNNSGLLESDQALIGDPRTASMVDYYSKNPYMFYNDFAASMVKLSNVGILTGHDGQIRKKCGSLN; this is encoded by the exons ATGGTTGAGAAACAGAAACCCTTCGCCCACTTTGCCATTCCTGTTATCTTCCTTATCTTTGTTATGAGCCATCCTATTCTTGGGCAGTACCGCCAGCTTAACTACCAGCTTGACTACAACTTTTATGCTTGGACATGTCCTCCACTGGAGAGTATCGTTAGGTTCGGTGTCTGGTCGGCTATGATGAACGAAACCAGGATCGCTGCTTCGCTCCTCCGATTGCTGTTCCATGACTGCATTGTCAAT GGATGTGATGCTTCCGTGCTTTTAGATGATACTCCCAATATGACCGGGGAAAAAAACTCTAACCCAAATCGAAAGTCTGCAAGAGGGTTCGAAGTCATAGACAACATTAAGGCTGATGTCGAGAGATACTGCCCACAAACTGTCTCCTGCGTTGATATCCTTATTCTTGCTGCCAGGGACGCCGTGGTTCTT TCCGGCGGGATGTACTGGCCGGTCCAGTTGGGAAGGCGGGATGGCATGACGGCGAGCGTTCAGGCATCAAACCAGCAGATCCCATCGCCCTTTGAAGGTCTAGAAAACATTACAGCCAAGTTCACCTCCAAGGGTCTTGATATAAGGGATGTTGTGCTGCTCTCAG gtGCACACACCATCGGCTTTGCCCAGTGTTTCACCTTCAAGAGGAGGCTGTTCAACTACATGGGCTCTGGTAAGCCAGATCCAACTCTAAACTCATTTCTCCTCCAAAACCTACAAAGCACTTGTCCTAGTAGCGATGGAGCCAACAGCAACCTTGCTGCTCTCGACTCAGTCACAATCAACCAGTTCGATAATCAGTATTACAAAAACCTACTCAACAATTCAGGGCTCCTTGAATCAGACCAAGCCCTTATTGGAGATCCAAGAACTGCTTCAATGGTTGATTATTATAGTAAGAATCCTTATATGTTCTATAACGACTTCGCGGCATCAATGGTGAAGCTGAGCAATGTTGGCATACTTACTGGACATGATGGACAAATAAGGAAGAAATGTGGATCTCTTAACTGA
- the LOC122085062 gene encoding peroxidase 10-like isoform X2, with protein sequence MVEKQKPFAHFAIPVIFLIFVMSHPILGQYRQLNYQLDYNFYAWTCPPLESIVRFGVWSAMMNETRIAASLLRLLFHDCIVNGCDASVLLDDTPNMTGEKNSNPNRKSARGFEVIDNIKADVERYCPQTVSCVDILILAARDAVVLSGGMYWPVQLGRRDGMTASVQASNQQIPSPFEGAHTIGFAQCFTFKRRLFNYMGSGKPDPTLNSFLLQNLQSTCPSSDGANSNLAALDSVTINQFDNQYYKNLLNNSGLLESDQALIGDPRTASMVDYYSKNPYMFYNDFAASMVKLSNVGILTGHDGQIRKKCGSLN encoded by the exons ATGGTTGAGAAACAGAAACCCTTCGCCCACTTTGCCATTCCTGTTATCTTCCTTATCTTTGTTATGAGCCATCCTATTCTTGGGCAGTACCGCCAGCTTAACTACCAGCTTGACTACAACTTTTATGCTTGGACATGTCCTCCACTGGAGAGTATCGTTAGGTTCGGTGTCTGGTCGGCTATGATGAACGAAACCAGGATCGCTGCTTCGCTCCTCCGATTGCTGTTCCATGACTGCATTGTCAAT GGATGTGATGCTTCCGTGCTTTTAGATGATACTCCCAATATGACCGGGGAAAAAAACTCTAACCCAAATCGAAAGTCTGCAAGAGGGTTCGAAGTCATAGACAACATTAAGGCTGATGTCGAGAGATACTGCCCACAAACTGTCTCCTGCGTTGATATCCTTATTCTTGCTGCCAGGGACGCCGTGGTTCTT TCCGGCGGGATGTACTGGCCGGTCCAGTTGGGAAGGCGGGATGGCATGACGGCGAGCGTTCAGGCATCAAACCAGCAGATCCCATCGCCCTTTGAAG gtGCACACACCATCGGCTTTGCCCAGTGTTTCACCTTCAAGAGGAGGCTGTTCAACTACATGGGCTCTGGTAAGCCAGATCCAACTCTAAACTCATTTCTCCTCCAAAACCTACAAAGCACTTGTCCTAGTAGCGATGGAGCCAACAGCAACCTTGCTGCTCTCGACTCAGTCACAATCAACCAGTTCGATAATCAGTATTACAAAAACCTACTCAACAATTCAGGGCTCCTTGAATCAGACCAAGCCCTTATTGGAGATCCAAGAACTGCTTCAATGGTTGATTATTATAGTAAGAATCCTTATATGTTCTATAACGACTTCGCGGCATCAATGGTGAAGCTGAGCAATGTTGGCATACTTACTGGACATGATGGACAAATAAGGAAGAAATGTGGATCTCTTAACTGA
- the LOC122083301 gene encoding peptidyl-prolyl cis-trans isomerase CYP40-like: MVNPRCFLDISIGEELEGRIVVELYSDVVPRTAENFRALCTGEKGIGPETGVPLHYKGVRFHRIMKGFMIQGGDISAGDGTGGESIYDLKFEDENFELKHERKGMLSMANAGPNTNGSQFFITTTRTSHLDGKHVVFGKVIKGMGVVRSIEHVTTGEGDFPTVDVVIADCGEIPEGEDDGISDFFKDGDTYPDWPADLDDKPNEIVWWIKAVDSAKNIGNEYYKKQDYKMACRKYWKALRYLDVCWEKEDIDEEKSSYLRKTKSQIFTNSSACKLKLGDLKGALLDTDFAMRDGENNVKALFRQGQAYMALNDVDAAVESFKKALELEPNDGGIKKELAVVKKKIADRRDQERKAYSKMFQ; this comes from the exons ATGGTGAATCCACGGTGCTTTTTGGACATTagcataggagaggagcttgaAGGGAGGATTGTGGTGGAACTTTACAGCGATGTGGTGCCCCGGACTGCGGAGAATTTCAGGGCTCTCTGTACTGGAGAGAAGGGCATTGGTCCCGAAACTGGTGTTCCTCTTCATTACAAG GGTGTCCGTTTTCATCGCATTATGAAAggttttatgatacaaggtggAGATATATCTGCAGGGGATGGCACTGGTGGGGAATCCATTTATGATTTGAAGTTTGAAGATGAGAATTTTGAATTGAAACATGAGAGAAAAGGAATGCTATCGATGGCCAATGCTGGTCCAAACACTAATGGATCTCAGTTCTTTATAACAACCACTCGTACCTCCCATCTTGATGGGAAGCATGTTGTATTTGGAAAGGTAATTAAAGGCATGGGAGTGGTTCGTTCAATCGAGCATGTTACTACTGGTGAAGGTGATTTTCCCACCGTTGATGTTGTCATCGCGGATTGTGGGGAAATTCCTGAAGGGGAAGATGATgggatttctgatttttttaaagATGGTGATACTTATCCTGACTGGCCAGCTGACCTTGATGACAAGCCTAATGAGATAGTTTGGTGGATAAAGGCTGTAGATTCTGCCAAAAATATTGGAAATGAGTACTACAAG AAACAAGACTACAAAATGGCTTGTAGGAAGTACTGGAAGGCTTTGCGCTACTTGGATGTTTGCTGGGAGAAAGAAGACATTGATGAGG AGAAGAGTTCATATTTGAGGAAAACAAAGTCCCAGATATTTACAAATAGTTCT GCTTGTAAATTGAAATTAGGGGATTTAAAAGGAGCATTGTTGGATACAGACTTTGCGATGCGTGATGGGGAGAACAATGTGAAAGCCTTGTTTCGTCAAGGGCAG GCATATATGGCACTTAATGATGTGGATGCTGCAGTGGAGAGCTTCAAGAAGGCATTAGAGCTAGAGCCCAATGATG GTGGAATAAAAAAAGAGCTTGCAGTTGTGAAAAAGAAG ATTGCTGATAGACGTGATCAGGAAAGAAAGGCTTATTCCAAAATGTTTCAATAG